A DNA window from Gemmatimonadaceae bacterium contains the following coding sequences:
- a CDS encoding DUF3006 domain-containing protein — MNARSSHRWVVDSIEENSASIEVDGASTINVPRSLLPSGTHEGHVLKVTIEIDEAETRQALKESAAQVEKGREASKKRDPGGDIAL; from the coding sequence GTGAACGCTCGCAGCTCGCACCGTTGGGTCGTCGACTCGATCGAGGAGAATTCCGCCTCGATCGAGGTCGACGGCGCGTCGACGATCAATGTCCCGCGCTCGCTGCTTCCGAGCGGGACGCATGAAGGTCATGTCTTGAAGGTGACCATCGAGATCGACGAGGCGGAGACGCGGCAGGCGCTGAAGGAGTCGGCGGCGCAAGTCGAGAAGGGGCGAGAAGCTAGTAAGAAGCGCGATCCCGGCGGGGATATCGCGCTGTAG